The following proteins are encoded in a genomic region of Synechococcus sp. CBW1002:
- a CDS encoding TIGR03792 family protein → MGSRRPRVWLLRVLSTIGLLIVLLGSHPQVSVAAFADPEGGYDVAIVEQLRVKVPADGQQAWLEAERGSWEPWLRQQDGFLGRDLFWDQEREEGLLLIRWASREQWKAIAPQEVEAVQEQFEQLARSATGQAAGNPFPLVQEGELQILRP, encoded by the coding sequence ATGGGCTCTCGCCGACCCCGTGTCTGGCTCCTTAGGGTCCTCAGCACCATTGGGCTCCTCATCGTGCTGCTGGGCTCCCATCCGCAGGTCAGCGTTGCCGCCTTCGCCGATCCCGAGGGTGGCTATGACGTGGCGATCGTGGAGCAGCTGCGCGTCAAGGTTCCGGCTGATGGCCAGCAGGCCTGGCTGGAGGCAGAGCGCGGCAGCTGGGAGCCCTGGTTGCGTCAACAGGATGGCTTCCTGGGCCGTGATCTGTTCTGGGATCAGGAGCGGGAGGAGGGTCTGCTGTTGATTCGCTGGGCCAGCCGCGAGCAGTGGAAGGCGATCGCCCCCCAGGAGGTGGAGGCGGTACAGGAGCAGTTCGAGCAACTGGCCCGCTCGGCCACCGGACAGGCCGCGGGTAATCCCTTCCCACTGGTTCAGGAGGGTGAACTGCAGATCCTGCGCCCATGA
- the larB gene encoding nickel pincer cofactor biosynthesis protein LarB, with the protein MSGLSSEIWARLDFERRGRLGMVEAIWGEHKSAEQIVTLLRRFHDQGELALVTRVVPDKAEAILESFVGQGQETDRPLHHPEARCLTLPAPPPPDPELGRVIVLTGGSSDLGVAAEAHLALACHGVPVELVLDVGVAGLHRLQSQLERLQQATVLIACAGMEGALPTVLAGLLPQPVIGVPVSVGYGVSAGGMAALHGMLASCAPGMSVVNIDNGYGAAMAALRILRIRGAADLDRR; encoded by the coding sequence ATGAGCGGGCTCAGCAGCGAGATCTGGGCCCGCCTCGACTTCGAGCGGCGCGGACGCCTCGGCATGGTGGAGGCGATCTGGGGGGAACACAAAAGCGCCGAGCAGATTGTGACCCTGCTGCGCCGATTCCACGACCAGGGCGAGCTGGCCCTGGTGACACGCGTGGTCCCCGACAAAGCCGAGGCCATTCTGGAGAGCTTCGTTGGCCAAGGCCAGGAGACAGACCGGCCGCTGCACCACCCAGAGGCCCGCTGCCTCACCCTGCCGGCACCGCCGCCGCCCGATCCGGAGCTCGGCCGCGTGATCGTTCTCACCGGTGGCAGCAGCGACCTGGGTGTCGCGGCCGAGGCTCACCTTGCCCTGGCCTGCCATGGTGTGCCCGTGGAGCTGGTGCTGGATGTCGGGGTAGCCGGGCTGCACCGTCTGCAGAGCCAGCTGGAACGGCTCCAACAGGCGACCGTGCTGATCGCCTGTGCCGGCATGGAAGGAGCCCTGCCCACGGTGCTGGCGGGTTTACTGCCGCAGCCTGTGATCGGTGTGCCGGTCTCGGTGGGCTACGGCGTCAGCGCCGGAGGGATGGCAGCCCTGCACGGCATGCTGGCCAGCTGCGCCCCAGGAATGAGCGTCGTCAACATCGACAACGGCTACGGCGCCGCTATGGCGGCGCTGCGCATCCTGCGGATCAGAGGTGCTGCAGATCTGGATAGGCGGTGA
- a CDS encoding DUF1517 domain-containing protein: MFSPRPNQPLRSNRPGQRPLRRLFSWLAIPLLVAGLLLAHPDPSWAARGGRIGGGSFRSAPSVPRSYGGGNLGGGGYRGGSYGRGFGGGIGFPFLIPIFGFGGGGLFGFLILMAVVGVLLNAVRGMGNGPSLGSGNGVAYPSRPDGPVTIAQVQVGLLATARQLQQDLRRLAASVDTGTNAGLQRALQETTLALLRHPDLWVYAHSDVGQVPFASAESTFNRLSMAERSKLSREVTSNVGGQRLSDSSMTAGDSDATSDFIAITLLVATRTKLALKGSDTAEDLRQTFQKLGAVGIEDLLALEVIWQPDGAGDVLSTEELLTAYPDLQHL; this comes from the coding sequence GTGTTCTCCCCGCGACCCAACCAGCCCCTTCGGAGCAACAGACCCGGCCAACGCCCCCTGCGGCGACTGTTCAGCTGGCTGGCGATTCCCCTGCTCGTGGCGGGGCTGTTGCTGGCCCATCCGGATCCCAGCTGGGCCGCTAGAGGCGGCCGCATCGGCGGCGGCAGCTTCCGCTCTGCCCCCTCGGTGCCTCGCAGCTATGGCGGCGGCAATCTCGGCGGTGGCGGTTATCGCGGTGGGAGTTACGGCAGAGGTTTCGGCGGCGGCATCGGCTTTCCCTTCCTGATTCCGATCTTCGGCTTCGGCGGAGGGGGCCTGTTTGGTTTCCTGATCCTGATGGCGGTGGTCGGCGTTCTGCTCAACGCCGTTCGTGGCATGGGGAATGGCCCGAGCCTCGGCAGTGGCAACGGCGTTGCCTACCCGTCCCGCCCGGATGGTCCCGTCACGATCGCCCAGGTTCAGGTCGGTCTTCTGGCCACGGCTCGGCAACTGCAGCAGGATCTCCGCAGGCTGGCCGCCAGTGTGGATACGGGGACCAATGCTGGCTTGCAGCGGGCCCTGCAGGAGACCACCCTGGCCCTGCTGCGCCATCCGGATCTCTGGGTCTATGCCCACAGCGATGTGGGTCAGGTGCCCTTTGCCAGCGCCGAATCCACGTTCAACCGCCTTTCCATGGCCGAGCGCAGCAAGTTGTCACGCGAGGTGACCAGCAATGTCGGCGGTCAGCGCCTCAGCGACAGCAGCATGACAGCTGGCGACAGCGACGCCACCAGTGATTTCATCGCCATCACCCTGTTGGTGGCAACCCGCACCAAGCTGGCGCTGAAGGGTTCCGATACCGCCGAAGACCTGCGCCAGACCTTTCAGAAGCTGGGTGCCGTGGGCATTGAAGATCTTCTGGCCCTGGAAGTGATCTGGCAGCCTGATGGCGCTGGCGACGTGCTCAGCACCGAGGAGCTGCTCACCGCCTATCCAGATCTGCAGCACCTCTGA
- the thiS gene encoding sulfur carrier protein ThiS: MTTPPEPQELIRLQVNGEERRCPAGLNLEQALVALGYRPQLVVVELNGEILPRRQWPEHRVVETDGLEVVTIVGGGS; encoded by the coding sequence GTGACCACGCCGCCGGAGCCCCAGGAGCTCATCCGGCTGCAGGTGAATGGCGAGGAGCGACGCTGCCCGGCCGGCCTCAATCTCGAGCAGGCCCTCGTCGCCCTCGGCTACCGGCCCCAGCTCGTGGTGGTGGAGCTCAATGGTGAGATCCTGCCGCGCCGGCAGTGGCCGGAGCACCGGGTCGTGGAAACCGATGGGCTGGAGGTCGTCACCATCGTGGGAGGCGGTTCCTAG
- a CDS encoding thiamine phosphate synthase, whose protein sequence is MAGSPAPDQVAIHRLIDANLDRAREGLRVLEDWCRFALERGDLVVRTKDLRHRLGQRHADHYKLARRTATDPSTGLGHPAQEQRRTPDQVIGANAARVQEALRVIEEFARAGDPELAQDAAAIRYLLYDLEVELLQASEPTADPASATAPTPDAAASRRQRLAACNLYLVTAPVPDLAGVVEAALRGGVRLVQYRAKEGTPGLDDQRRLQEAQVLCDLCRQHGALFLVNDRIDLALAVEADGVHLGQGDLPVPLARRLLGPERLIGRSTHALEQLEQAVADGCDYVGVGPVMATPTKPGREPVGLAYVRQAAAQSSIPFFAIGGLTAEHLPAVLAAGARRVAVVRAVIEAEDPAAAARHLLDQLDVGGPADTHTHRVLKHQEIPA, encoded by the coding sequence ATGGCGGGTTCTCCCGCGCCGGATCAGGTGGCAATTCATCGCCTGATCGACGCCAACCTCGACCGGGCGCGCGAAGGCCTGCGGGTGCTCGAGGACTGGTGCCGTTTTGCCCTGGAACGCGGGGATCTGGTGGTCCGCACCAAGGACCTGCGCCATCGGCTGGGCCAGCGCCATGCCGATCACTACAAGCTGGCCCGCCGCACCGCGACCGATCCGTCCACGGGGCTGGGCCATCCCGCCCAGGAGCAGCGCCGCACCCCGGATCAGGTGATCGGTGCCAATGCGGCACGGGTGCAGGAGGCCCTGCGGGTGATCGAGGAATTCGCTCGCGCCGGCGATCCTGAGCTGGCCCAGGACGCTGCGGCGATCCGCTATCTCCTCTACGACCTGGAAGTGGAACTGCTCCAGGCCTCAGAGCCCACAGCCGACCCAGCTTCAGCCACAGCCCCAACTCCAGACGCAGCCGCTTCGCGGCGCCAGCGCCTCGCCGCTTGCAACCTCTATCTGGTCACCGCACCGGTGCCCGATCTCGCCGGTGTGGTGGAGGCCGCCCTGCGGGGTGGTGTGCGCCTGGTGCAGTACCGCGCCAAGGAGGGCACCCCGGGGCTGGATGACCAGCGGCGCCTCCAGGAGGCCCAGGTTCTGTGTGACCTTTGCCGTCAGCACGGTGCCTTGTTCCTGGTGAATGACCGGATCGATCTGGCCCTTGCGGTGGAGGCCGATGGCGTCCATCTCGGCCAGGGCGATCTGCCGGTCCCCCTGGCTCGGCGGCTGCTGGGTCCGGAGCGGTTGATCGGGCGCAGCACCCATGCCCTTGAGCAGTTGGAGCAGGCCGTCGCTGACGGCTGCGACTACGTGGGGGTCGGTCCGGTGATGGCGACGCCCACCAAGCCCGGCCGCGAGCCCGTCGGGCTGGCCTACGTGCGTCAGGCGGCAGCCCAGAGTTCGATTCCCTTCTTCGCGATCGGAGGGCTCACGGCAGAGCATCTGCCCGCCGTCCTGGCCGCCGGTGCCCGTCGGGTGGCGGTGGTGCGGGCCGTGATCGAAGCGGAGGATCCGGCTGCCGCCGCCCGGCATCTGCTCGATCAGCTGGACGTGGGCGGGCCAGCCGACACCCATACTCATCGGGTCCTGAAGCACCAGGAGATCCCCGCGTGA
- a CDS encoding DUF3611 family protein codes for MADPLDLQRISAALRRVGWVRFWTQLVLGVVVVGVLLFNNIGGQIAARADKALGLGPGLSLTTLSFFALLFSLWQGWLIVRCGRALASPVRPSRGETARLIKRGLLADLVGLTLAAVGYQALAGSLFVQASMQAGFAFGGVMSTPNGRITNYPITSLEMLSVLSNTQVLFAHLIGLIFTLWMLQRISRTA; via the coding sequence ATGGCCGACCCTCTTGATCTCCAGCGCATCTCCGCGGCCCTGCGGCGGGTGGGCTGGGTGCGCTTCTGGACCCAGCTGGTGCTGGGGGTCGTGGTGGTGGGGGTGCTGCTGTTCAACAACATCGGCGGTCAGATCGCGGCCCGCGCCGACAAGGCCCTGGGCCTGGGGCCCGGCCTCTCCCTGACCACGCTGTCGTTCTTTGCATTGCTGTTCAGCCTCTGGCAAGGCTGGTTGATCGTGCGCTGCGGCCGCGCCCTGGCCAGTCCGGTGCGGCCCAGCCGCGGCGAAACCGCCCGTCTGATCAAACGCGGGCTGCTGGCCGATCTGGTCGGACTCACCCTGGCGGCGGTGGGCTATCAGGCCCTGGCGGGCAGTCTGTTCGTGCAGGCCTCGATGCAGGCGGGTTTCGCCTTCGGCGGGGTGATGAGCACCCCGAATGGGCGGATCACGAACTATCCGATCACCTCCCTGGAAATGCTCTCGGTGCTGAGCAACACCCAGGTGCTGTTCGCCCATCTGATCGGCCTGATCTTCACCCTCTGGATGCTGCAGCGCATCTCCCGCACGGCCTGA
- the surE gene encoding 5'/3'-nucleotidase SurE, giving the protein MAPLRILISNDDGVFAGGIRTLAAAAAQRGHQVTVVCPDQERSATGHGLTLQTPIRAERADELFAEGITAWACSGTPSDCVKLALFSLLDQWPDLVLSGINHGPNLGTDVLYSGTVSAAMEGTIEGLPALAVSSADFQWRQFEPAAELALDVAEAMLADGWPQGSLLNLNVPALPPERIGALRWCRTAVRRYTDQFDKRIDPRGRTYYWLAGEVANDLEATAAGPGEWPTDVAHVAEGGASLTPLQPELFWRGDAIALPPCESLRPSRKLD; this is encoded by the coding sequence ATGGCACCGCTCCGGATCCTGATCAGCAACGACGACGGGGTCTTCGCCGGCGGCATCCGTACCCTCGCCGCGGCAGCGGCGCAACGGGGGCACCAGGTCACGGTGGTGTGCCCGGACCAGGAGCGCTCCGCCACCGGCCATGGCCTCACCCTTCAGACCCCCATCCGGGCGGAACGGGCCGATGAACTCTTCGCCGAGGGGATCACCGCCTGGGCCTGCAGCGGCACCCCCAGCGACTGCGTCAAGCTCGCCCTGTTCAGCCTGCTGGATCAGTGGCCCGATCTGGTGCTGTCGGGCATCAACCACGGCCCCAACCTCGGCACCGATGTGCTGTATTCCGGCACCGTCAGTGCGGCCATGGAGGGCACGATCGAGGGCCTGCCCGCCCTGGCGGTGAGCAGCGCTGATTTCCAGTGGCGCCAGTTCGAACCCGCCGCCGAACTGGCCCTGGACGTGGCCGAGGCAATGCTGGCAGACGGCTGGCCCCAGGGATCCCTGCTCAACCTCAATGTGCCGGCGCTGCCGCCGGAGCGGATCGGAGCGCTGCGCTGGTGCCGCACCGCCGTGCGCCGCTACACCGATCAGTTCGACAAGCGCATCGATCCCCGCGGCCGCACCTATTACTGGCTGGCAGGTGAGGTGGCCAACGATCTGGAGGCCACGGCGGCGGGGCCGGGCGAGTGGCCGACGGACGTGGCCCATGTGGCCGAGGGGGGCGCGTCGCTGACGCCCCTGCAACCCGAGCTGTTCTGGCGTGGTGATGCCATAGCCCTGCCGCCCTGCGAGAGCCTGCGGCCCAGCCGCAAGCTCGACTGA
- the pheS gene encoding phenylalanine--tRNA ligase subunit alpha translates to MSAPVSLQELVGQLDRLEAEAADAIASAASAEALEELRVGLLGKKGRLSGVLGAMGKLPAPERPLVGQRANRLKEQVQGLMAERLQAVKGAALAERIAQETLDVTAPCSFVPPGHRHPLIATVEEIVDLFAGLGYRVSEGPEIETDYYNFTALNIPEHHPARDMQDTFYLPGDRLLRTHTSPVQIRHLENNPPPVRIVAPGRVYRRDAVDATHSPVFHQVEVLAIDEGLDFSHLRGTVTTFLQQFFGDLPVRFRASYFPFTEPSAEVDVQWRGRWLEVMGCGMVDPAVLQGLGLDPERWSGFAAGLGVERFCMVRHGIDDIRRLFTSDLRFLEQF, encoded by the coding sequence GTGAGCGCCCCCGTCAGCCTGCAGGAGCTCGTAGGCCAGCTCGATCGGCTCGAGGCGGAGGCGGCCGACGCCATTGCCTCGGCCGCCAGCGCCGAGGCTCTCGAGGAGCTGCGGGTCGGTCTGCTGGGGAAAAAAGGACGCCTGTCAGGGGTGCTGGGGGCCATGGGCAAGCTGCCCGCTCCGGAGCGTCCGCTGGTGGGTCAGCGCGCCAACCGGCTCAAGGAGCAGGTGCAGGGCCTGATGGCCGAGCGGCTGCAGGCGGTGAAGGGGGCCGCCCTGGCCGAACGGATCGCCCAGGAGACGCTGGATGTCACCGCCCCGTGCAGCTTTGTGCCGCCGGGCCATCGCCATCCCCTGATCGCCACCGTGGAGGAGATCGTCGACCTGTTCGCCGGGCTGGGCTACCGGGTGTCGGAAGGCCCCGAAATCGAGACCGACTATTACAACTTCACCGCCCTGAACATTCCGGAGCACCACCCGGCCCGGGACATGCAGGACACCTTCTATCTGCCCGGCGACCGTCTGCTGCGCACCCACACCTCACCGGTGCAGATCCGTCACCTTGAGAACAACCCACCGCCGGTGCGGATCGTGGCCCCCGGCCGCGTCTATCGCCGCGATGCCGTGGATGCCACCCACTCGCCGGTGTTCCACCAGGTGGAGGTGCTGGCGATCGACGAGGGGCTGGATTTCAGCCACCTGCGCGGCACCGTGACCACCTTCCTGCAGCAGTTCTTCGGCGATCTGCCGGTGCGCTTCCGGGCCAGCTACTTCCCCTTCACCGAGCCCTCCGCCGAGGTGGATGTGCAATGGCGGGGCCGCTGGCTGGAAGTGATGGGGTGTGGCATGGTCGACCCTGCGGTGCTGCAGGGTCTGGGTCTCGACCCGGAGCGTTGGAGCGGTTTCGCCGCCGGCCTGGGGGTCGAGCGCTTCTGCATGGTGCGCCACGGCATCGACGACATCCGCCGACTGTTCACCAGCGACCTCCGCTTCCTTGAGCAGTTCTGA
- a CDS encoding NAD(+) kinase produces the protein MPRVGLIVNDGKDLAITTANAIEERLQNGGFEVVRVSSSGGMVGFANPDQHLRSLGYAACVPPLFNADMELAVVLGGDGTVLSAARQTAPIGVPILTINTGHLGFLAEAYLKDLDAVIEQVIERRWTVEERTLLVVSVMRGEQRRWEVLCLNEMALHREPLTSMCHFEIAIGRHAPVDIAADGVILSSPTGSTAYALSAGGPVITPDCPVLQLTPIAPHSLASRALVFNDREPVTVFPATPERLMMVVDGSAGCYVWPEDRVLIRRSDHPVRFVRLADHEFFQVLRNKLGWGLPHVAKPGSAPEQGR, from the coding sequence GTGCCCCGGGTCGGACTGATCGTCAACGACGGCAAGGACCTGGCCATCACCACGGCCAACGCCATCGAAGAGCGCCTCCAGAACGGTGGCTTCGAGGTGGTGCGGGTGAGCAGTTCCGGCGGCATGGTGGGCTTCGCCAACCCCGACCAGCACCTGCGCAGCCTCGGCTATGCGGCCTGCGTTCCGCCCCTCTTCAACGCGGACATGGAGCTGGCCGTGGTGCTCGGGGGCGATGGCACCGTGCTCTCGGCGGCGCGCCAGACCGCGCCGATCGGCGTGCCGATCCTGACGATCAACACGGGACACCTCGGCTTCCTGGCCGAGGCCTACCTCAAGGACCTCGATGCCGTGATCGAGCAGGTGATCGAACGCCGCTGGACGGTGGAGGAGCGCACTCTGCTGGTGGTGAGTGTGATGCGCGGTGAGCAGCGGCGCTGGGAGGTGCTCTGCCTCAACGAGATGGCCCTGCACCGCGAACCGCTCACCAGCATGTGCCACTTCGAGATCGCGATCGGCCGCCATGCGCCGGTGGACATCGCCGCCGATGGCGTGATCCTCTCCTCACCCACCGGCTCCACGGCCTATGCGCTCAGCGCCGGTGGCCCCGTGATCACGCCGGACTGCCCGGTGCTGCAGCTGACGCCGATCGCACCCCATTCCCTGGCCTCCCGCGCCCTGGTGTTCAACGATCGGGAGCCGGTGACCGTGTTTCCAGCCACACCAGAGCGCTTGATGATGGTGGTGGACGGCAGCGCCGGCTGCTATGTGTGGCCGGAAGATCGCGTGCTGATCCGTCGCAGCGACCATCCGGTGCGCTTTGTGCGGTTGGCCGACCACGAGTTCTTCCAGGTGTTGCGCAACAAGCTGGGCTGGGGTTTACCCCACGTGGCCAAGCCGGGGTCGGCACCGGAGCAGGGACGATGA
- a CDS encoding response regulator transcription factor: MSSAVLLLGPEAVALAERLAASGYQPLTALDHDSNVDAALLSSDQAPQIQELRRRWGPIPVLLDIATDSVEGRSRCLTAGADDYWLSSSPPSDLLTRLRLHLQLATRSTTPLPVLQVADLRVNPSGRQVKRGNRSVALTAREYQLLLLLLRHAGEVVSREQILREVWDDQQATASNVIEVYVRYLRQKLEEGGERRLIHTVRGRGYCLAERLPTLEGRG; encoded by the coding sequence ATGAGCTCCGCCGTTCTGCTGCTGGGTCCTGAAGCGGTGGCCCTGGCGGAGCGGCTGGCGGCCTCGGGCTATCAGCCCCTCACCGCCCTGGATCACGATTCCAACGTGGACGCGGCCCTGCTCTCATCCGATCAGGCCCCCCAGATCCAGGAGCTGCGGCGCCGCTGGGGTCCGATCCCGGTGTTGCTGGATATCGCAACGGATTCGGTGGAAGGCCGTTCCCGCTGCCTCACCGCCGGCGCCGACGACTACTGGCTCTCCAGCAGTCCACCCAGTGATCTGCTCACCCGCCTGCGGCTCCATCTGCAGCTGGCCACCCGCAGCACGACGCCCTTGCCGGTGCTGCAGGTGGCCGACCTGCGGGTCAACCCCAGCGGCCGTCAGGTGAAACGCGGCAACCGGTCCGTTGCTCTGACGGCGCGGGAATACCAGCTGCTGCTGCTGCTGCTGCGCCATGCCGGGGAGGTGGTGAGCCGCGAGCAGATCCTGCGGGAGGTCTGGGACGACCAGCAGGCCACGGCCAGCAACGTGATTGAGGTATACGTGCGCTATCTGCGCCAGAAACTGGAAGAGGGTGGCGAGCGGCGCCTGATCCACACCGTGCGGGGCCGTGGCTACTGTCTCGCCGAGCGCCTGCCGACGCTGGAGGGCCGTGGATGA
- a CDS encoding DUF192 domain-containing protein, with translation MTVLVLAAGCARAGTDPPATTRPPATDSAPKAAPQFLPIEARWCLEADRCIDLEVADAPREQALGLQLRPPLPPLRGMWFPYDPPALARFWMHRTPEPLDMLFVRDGQVIAIETNTQPCPHLPCRSYGPDQAVDGVIELAAGQAEAQAIVIGTRVQLEPLPSGPSLSP, from the coding sequence ATGACGGTGTTGGTGCTGGCCGCTGGGTGTGCCCGGGCTGGCACTGATCCCCCAGCCACCACCCGCCCCCCTGCAACGGATTCCGCCCCCAAGGCTGCGCCGCAGTTTCTGCCGATCGAGGCTCGCTGGTGCCTGGAGGCCGATCGCTGCATCGACCTGGAGGTGGCTGATGCTCCCCGCGAGCAGGCCCTCGGCCTGCAGCTGCGTCCCCCCTTGCCGCCCCTGCGGGGCATGTGGTTCCCCTACGACCCCCCGGCCCTGGCCCGCTTCTGGATGCACCGCACGCCCGAACCGCTGGACATGCTCTTCGTGCGTGATGGCCAGGTGATCGCGATCGAGACCAACACGCAACCCTGCCCCCATCTTCCCTGCCGGAGCTACGGCCCCGACCAGGCGGTGGATGGGGTGATCGAGCTGGCGGCGGGCCAGGCGGAAGCCCAGGCCATTGTGATCGGGACCCGCGTCCAGCTGGAGCCCCTTCCCTCTGGACCTTCCTTGTCTCCCTAG
- a CDS encoding cation:proton antiporter subunit C, with amino-acid sequence MEAFRLLELLILLAVLAGLVGLLLRRNLFLKVLAMDVMGSAVVALFVLLAARSGLRSPILGRTPDGAIQALGVSAWADPIPQAVILTAIVIGLSIQALLLVVISRLSLRDPCLDLASFDIKETQ; translated from the coding sequence ATGGAAGCCTTCCGGCTTCTGGAACTGCTCATTCTCCTGGCCGTGCTGGCCGGACTGGTTGGCTTGCTGCTGCGGCGCAACCTCTTCCTCAAGGTCCTCGCCATGGATGTGATGGGCAGTGCCGTTGTGGCGCTGTTTGTGCTGTTGGCAGCCCGCTCGGGCCTGCGCAGCCCCATCCTCGGACGAACGCCGGATGGGGCCATCCAGGCGCTGGGGGTGTCGGCCTGGGCCGATCCGATCCCGCAGGCGGTGATCCTCACGGCCATCGTGATCGGCCTGTCGATCCAGGCCCTGCTGCTGGTGGTGATCTCGCGTCTCTCCCTGCGCGATCCCTGCCTCGATCTGGCCAGCTTCGACATCAAGGAGACGCAGTGA
- a CDS encoding proton-conducting transporter membrane subunit has translation MIAALSPETILTAWLLLPFLAAFLAALLPALARWLALGCVLATAAIAAAIGLQAMPATLLLLGPEGVALAPDALAVPFLLLNALVCGAVLLDGWQRPSTGPFLLLMMVLQGGLNSAFVSVDLISLYVCLEVVGVSAFLLVLTSRSDRCLWVGLRYLLIGNTVMTLYLIGAAVIYLQQGSFRFEAVALTSGGGALALLLVGLFTKSGLFLSGLWLPRTHAESPAEVSALLSGVVVAGGLCPLVRLMDVVPSLSAVMVPIGLASAALGILFALVETDAKRLLAWSTLSQVGFVVLVPAAAGLYALAHGLAKATLFLLARRFPSRQLLGWVSRPLPAAVAWPLWIASLSIVGAPPLLGYLAKQQLDEAIAGPTALVTTVLMVGTAAVYVRLWGTPLSAALPHDPAAPDAALEQARSGASWSAGVVLLLAALLLLTVLLPIAGWGGSASLVGSTASMADLSSSILKGAAKTALVLLAALIVHRTLEPLRRLGQLRLPDLERFQDLVGSVGIVGASLMVALQP, from the coding sequence GTGATCGCTGCCCTCTCCCCTGAAACGATCCTGACCGCATGGCTGCTGCTGCCGTTCCTGGCGGCTTTCCTGGCCGCCCTGCTGCCGGCACTGGCTCGCTGGCTGGCCCTGGGCTGTGTGCTGGCCACTGCTGCCATCGCCGCGGCGATTGGGCTTCAGGCCATGCCGGCCACGCTCCTGCTTCTTGGCCCTGAAGGGGTCGCGCTGGCGCCCGATGCCCTGGCTGTTCCCTTCCTGTTGCTCAATGCCCTGGTCTGCGGCGCGGTGCTGCTGGATGGCTGGCAACGGCCGAGCACAGGGCCGTTTCTGCTGCTGATGATGGTGCTGCAGGGCGGCCTCAATTCAGCGTTCGTCAGCGTTGATCTGATCAGCCTGTATGTCTGCCTGGAGGTGGTGGGGGTCAGTGCCTTCCTGCTCGTGCTCACGAGCCGATCGGATCGTTGCCTCTGGGTGGGGCTTCGCTATCTGCTGATCGGCAACACGGTGATGACCCTGTATCTGATCGGTGCCGCGGTGATCTATCTCCAGCAGGGCAGCTTCCGCTTCGAAGCGGTGGCCCTCACCAGCGGTGGTGGTGCCCTGGCCCTGCTGCTGGTGGGCCTGTTCACCAAATCCGGTCTGTTCCTCTCGGGCCTGTGGCTACCGCGCACCCATGCCGAGTCGCCGGCTGAGGTGTCTGCCCTGCTCTCCGGCGTGGTCGTCGCCGGCGGACTTTGCCCCCTGGTGCGTCTGATGGATGTCGTGCCATCGCTTTCGGCCGTGATGGTCCCGATCGGCCTCGCCAGTGCGGCCCTCGGCATCCTGTTCGCGCTGGTGGAGACCGATGCGAAGCGCCTGCTGGCCTGGAGCACCCTCTCCCAGGTGGGCTTTGTGGTTCTGGTGCCGGCCGCAGCTGGTCTGTATGCCCTGGCCCATGGGTTGGCCAAGGCCACTCTCTTCCTGTTGGCACGGCGTTTCCCCAGCCGCCAGCTGCTGGGTTGGGTCAGTCGGCCCCTGCCGGCTGCAGTCGCCTGGCCCCTGTGGATCGCGTCCCTCTCGATCGTGGGGGCGCCGCCCTTGCTTGGATACCTCGCCAAGCAACAGTTGGACGAGGCGATTGCCGGGCCAACGGCCCTGGTCACCACGGTGCTGATGGTGGGCACAGCAGCGGTCTATGTCCGCCTCTGGGGCACCCCCTTGTCAGCGGCTCTTCCCCATGACCCAGCCGCACCGGACGCCGCGCTGGAGCAAGCCCGATCGGGGGCCTCCTGGTCTGCCGGGGTCGTTCTGTTGCTGGCGGCCTTGCTGCTGTTGACTGTGCTTCTGCCCATCGCCGGGTGGGGTGGGTCGGCCTCCTTGGTTGGTTCGACAGCCTCGATGGCTGATCTGTCCAGCTCGATCCTCAAGGGTGCCGCCAAGACCGCCCTGGTTCTGCTGGCGGCCCTGATCGTCCACCGCACCCTGGAGCCGCTGCGCCGACTGGGCCAGCTGAGGCTGCCAGACCTGGAACGTTTCCAGGATCTTGTCGGCAGCGTCGGGATTGTCGGGGCCTCCCTGATGGTGGCGCTGCAGCCATGA
- a CDS encoding Na+/H+ antiporter subunit E codes for MSTGFRLLLWCLLTADLGRLNLLIGVAVALALPRARSRPLPLRELVRALWLSLAAVPQAYGEALRLMVAVDLEERLIQEPVTNRSIPLLIFLDVFRITLTPFTIALGLEPDGQHYRVHALLPRRQTLRPSAEETP; via the coding sequence TTGAGCACCGGCTTCCGGCTGCTGCTCTGGTGCCTGCTCACGGCCGATCTCGGTCGTCTCAATCTGCTGATCGGTGTGGCCGTGGCCCTGGCTCTGCCGAGAGCCCGATCGAGGCCGCTGCCCCTGCGAGAGCTGGTGCGCGCCCTCTGGCTCAGTCTGGCGGCCGTCCCCCAGGCCTACGGCGAGGCCCTGAGGCTGATGGTGGCCGTCGATCTGGAGGAGCGTCTGATCCAGGAACCGGTGACGAATCGAAGCATTCCGCTGCTGATTTTCCTGGACGTGTTCCGCATCACCCTCACGCCGTTCACGATCGCCCTGGGGCTGGAGCCCGATGGCCAGCATTACCGCGTCCATGCCTTGCTTCCCCGGCGGCAGACGCTCAGGCCATCAGCCGAGGAGACGCCATGA